A stretch of DNA from Hoeflea ulvae:
ATTGCGGCCGATGCAGTTGATGAACAGGTTGCGCGAAGACGGGTCGCGCGAGGCGGTTTCGTGCCAGGTCCAGATGGTCTGCTGGTCGCCGCTGCCCAGCACCAGCTCGCGGCCGCCGGTGTCGCTGGTCGGGGTGAGCGCGATGCCGGCCATGTCGAGCGTCAGCCCGACCGGATTGTCGCAGCCGGTCGCGGTCCGGAAGGTCTGGTTTGCATAGACGATGCGGCCGTCGAGATTGCAGGCCGTCACCATGTCGCCGAGCGCATCGAAGACCGTGGCCAGATGGCCGGAAAACTCGCCCAGTTCCCAATTGCGATCGATGTCCTGCTCGGCAAGCGCGGCCTTTTCGGCCATGGCGCGTGCCGGATGGCTGGCCCCGGCATCTGCCCGCGACCGCCGCAGCAGGGCCACGGCCGCAAAGGCGGCAATGCCTGCGAGGGTGACAAACAGCACCGCGGGCGCGCTGAAGATCATGGAAACCGCAGCCGCTGCCATCACGGCGGAGGCGGCAAACAGCGCCTGCGACGACGATCCCGCAGCTGCTTTGCGGGCGGATCCGTCCGCTTCCGGGGACTCCGTCGCCGGATAATGCACCACCGGAATGACCGGCACCGTGTCAGCCTGCCCGGCGCCAGGCCGGTTGCCGGCCTGGTCCAGGAGAGAGTGGGATCGTTTGGTTTCAGTGCTCATGGATCCGTCAATACCACGGACCCGGTGAGCAAAGCCTTCAGCCAAAGCTTCAAATTTTAGCGATCAGTGGTCCGGCTGTTTCATATTGACCACGACGCGGCCGCGGACCTTGCCGTCAATGATGGAATGCGCCGCATCGACGATGCCGTCAAAGCCGATTTCGGTCGACAGCGCCTCGAGCTTGGCCATGTCGAGATCGTGCACCAGTCGCGACCAGGCTTCCTGTCGCAGCGCCAGCGGCGCCATCACCGAATCGATGCCGAGCAGCGACACGCCGCGCAGAATGAACGGCGCCACCGATGTCGGCAGATCCATGCCCTGCGCCAGACCGCAGGCTGTCACCGCGCCGCCATAGGAGGTCATCGACAGCACATTGGCCAGCGTGTGGCTGCCCACCGCGTCGACCGCACCGGCCCAGCGTTCCTTGGCCAGCGGCTTGGCCGGGCCCGAGAGTTCATCGCGATGAATGACTTCCGAAGCGCCGAGGCTCTTGAGGAAGTCGGCCTCCTCGGTGCGTCCGGTCGAGGCGATGACCTCGTAACCGAGCTTGCCCAGCACCGCGATCGCCACGGTGCCGACGCCGCCATTGGCGCCGGTGACCACCACGGGCCCGCGTCCGGGCGTGATGCCGTGGCGCTCGAGCGCCATCACCGACAGCATCGCCGTGTAGCCGGCAGTGCCGATCGCCATCGCCGAGCGGCCATCCATGCCTTCGGGCATCGGGATCAGCCAGTCGCCCTTCAGCCGCGCATAGGCCGCATAGGCGCCGGTATGGACCTCGCCGACGCCGAAGCCGTTGAGGATCACCTTGTCGCCGGGATTGAAGCGTTCGTTTTCGGAACTCACCACCGTGCCGGCGCAGTCGATGCCCGGGATCATCGGCCAGCGCCGCACCACCGGACCCTTGCCGGTGATGGCAAGGCCGTCCTTGTAGTTGACGGTGGACCATTCGACCTCGACGATCACGTCGCCGTCCATCAGATCATCAAGACCGAGGTCAGCCACATCGACCGACAGGACCT
This window harbors:
- a CDS encoding MDR family oxidoreductase — its product is MQDRFKGILLTRDENKVLSVDVADLGLDDLMDGDVIVEVEWSTVNYKDGLAITGKGPVVRRWPMIPGIDCAGTVVSSENERFNPGDKVILNGFGVGEVHTGAYAAYARLKGDWLIPMPEGMDGRSAMAIGTAGYTAMLSVMALERHGITPGRGPVVVTGANGGVGTVAIAVLGKLGYEVIASTGRTEEADFLKSLGASEVIHRDELSGPAKPLAKERWAGAVDAVGSHTLANVLSMTSYGGAVTACGLAQGMDLPTSVAPFILRGVSLLGIDSVMAPLALRQEAWSRLVHDLDMAKLEALSTEIGFDGIVDAAHSIIDGKVRGRVVVNMKQPDH